The Kineothrix sp. MB12-C1 genome includes a window with the following:
- a CDS encoding stage II sporulation protein P encodes MVVCGAILIVITLFCVILSGLSKEREETDYKIGEKMAGWLQERMVETYMPVFAFMEEETGIQNSLFLSGFLTQQLKDAIAGNLPIYGYSEAQARELVSIEDEDTYDLLIRQEGTDEERKDLDDGALEYEEDALHIDGDLQRAMLEENRQKKDEEEISGEQGEDAAMEEAKNQPETQENEGEKTGIREFVRAEEKSYEYDWDSLTEYDDIISAFYAVDKTTSITDSQLNLESLLGKDMKMKASADMPQILIYHTHSQEAFADSIPGDESTTVVGAGERLAQVLREEYGYNVIHHTGKYDVESRDYAYANALPAVEQILAENPTIEVVIDLHRDAMPVGRRLVIDLQGRPTAQFMFFNGLSRSRQKGDISHLENPYTDDNLAFSFQAQTACNEYYPGIARRIYLKAFRYNMHLRPKSLLIELGAQNNTVEEIMNACDPLAHVISIVLEGDL; translated from the coding sequence ATGGTAGTTTGTGGGGCGATTTTAATCGTAATCACCCTTTTTTGCGTTATTTTATCCGGTCTTTCGAAGGAACGGGAAGAGACGGATTATAAAATAGGGGAAAAGATGGCTGGCTGGCTACAAGAGCGGATGGTGGAGACATACATGCCTGTTTTTGCTTTTATGGAAGAAGAGACAGGCATTCAAAACTCTCTTTTTTTGTCGGGCTTTCTGACGCAGCAACTAAAAGACGCAATAGCAGGGAATCTGCCTATCTATGGATATAGCGAGGCGCAGGCAAGGGAATTGGTGAGTATAGAAGATGAGGACACTTATGATCTATTGATTAGGCAAGAGGGAACCGATGAGGAACGTAAGGATCTGGATGACGGAGCTTTGGAGTATGAGGAGGATGCCCTCCATATTGATGGTGATTTACAGCGGGCAATGCTGGAGGAAAATAGACAGAAAAAGGATGAAGAAGAGATAAGCGGTGAGCAAGGGGAAGATGCGGCGATGGAAGAAGCGAAGAACCAGCCGGAAACGCAGGAGAATGAGGGAGAGAAGACAGGGATTAGAGAATTTGTACGGGCAGAGGAAAAAAGTTATGAATATGATTGGGACTCTCTTACCGAATATGATGATATTATATCGGCTTTCTATGCTGTTGATAAGACCACATCGATTACAGATAGTCAATTGAACCTGGAAAGCCTTCTGGGGAAGGATATGAAGATGAAGGCCTCCGCAGATATGCCTCAAATATTGATTTATCATACTCATTCCCAAGAAGCTTTCGCAGATTCGATACCGGGAGATGAATCCACTACAGTAGTGGGGGCAGGAGAGCGGCTGGCACAGGTTCTTCGAGAAGAATATGGCTATAATGTAATCCATCATACAGGGAAATATGATGTGGAATCGAGAGATTATGCTTATGCCAATGCACTTCCTGCTGTTGAGCAAATACTTGCAGAGAATCCAACGATAGAGGTTGTCATTGATCTGCATCGGGATGCGATGCCGGTAGGAAGGAGACTTGTTATCGATTTACAAGGACGCCCCACTGCTCAGTTCATGTTTTTTAATGGATTGAGCCGTAGCAGACAAAAGGGAGATATCTCTCATTTGGAAAATCCATATACGGATGACAACCTCGCCTTTTCCTTCCAGGCCCAGACCGCTTGCAATGAGTATTATCCGGGAATTGCAAGAAGAATCTATCTAAAAGCATTCCGTTATAATATGCATTTGAGGCCGAAGTCGTTGTTGATAGAGTTGGGAGCGCAGAACAATACGGTAGAAGAAATTATGAATGCCTGTGATCCGTTAGCACACGTAATTTCCATTGTGTTGGAAGGGGATTTATGA
- the gpr gene encoding GPR endopeptidase gives MGCFQVRTDLALEARESIGEADGEIRGVSVEESYDEKNEIRVTRVVIETKNGAKAMGKPIGIYTTLEAPRMVEPDENYHQEISSALAKELKNIIPESEEEKSVLIVGLGNRDVTADALGPNVADNLFITRHVVKEYGKAAYSKDRMNMVSSIVPGVMAKTGMESAEIIKGVVEQTKPDVILVVDALAARSTKRLNRTIQVTNTGIHPGSGVGNHRNAITEESLEVPVVAIGVPTVVDAATIVNDAVSGEMDINLAELNNMYVTSKDVDYQIKQISHVICDAINEALEL, from the coding sequence ATGGGTTGTTTTCAGGTAAGGACAGACTTGGCCCTGGAGGCCAGAGAGAGTATCGGAGAAGCGGACGGGGAAATCAGAGGCGTCAGTGTGGAAGAAAGCTATGACGAGAAAAATGAGATAAGAGTCACCAGGGTTGTTATCGAGACAAAAAATGGAGCGAAAGCAATGGGCAAACCAATTGGCATCTATACGACTTTGGAGGCGCCGAGAATGGTAGAACCGGATGAGAATTATCATCAGGAGATTTCGTCTGCTCTGGCAAAGGAATTAAAGAATATTATTCCTGAGTCAGAAGAAGAAAAATCAGTTCTAATAGTAGGTCTGGGCAATAGGGATGTAACGGCGGATGCTCTTGGACCGAATGTGGCGGACAATTTATTTATCACAAGACATGTGGTAAAGGAATATGGCAAAGCGGCGTACAGCAAGGACCGGATGAATATGGTGAGTAGTATCGTGCCGGGAGTAATGGCGAAAACAGGTATGGAGAGTGCAGAGATCATTAAGGGAGTTGTGGAACAGACAAAGCCTGATGTGATCCTTGTTGTGGATGCTCTTGCAGCCCGTTCTACGAAGCGGCTGAATCGGACGATACAGGTGACGAATACCGGCATCCATCCGGGTTCCGGTGTAGGTAACCATAGAAATGCCATTACAGAGGAAAGTCTTGAAGTTCCGGTTGTCGCTATCGGTGTACCGACAGTAGTGGATGCGGCAACGATCGTAAATGATGCGGTGTCGGGAGAAATGGATATTAACCTGGCGGAATTAAACAATATGTATGTAACGAGTAAGGATGTGGATTATCAAATTAAACAGATTAGCCATGTGATTTGTGATGCGATTAATGAAGCTCTGGAATTATAA
- the rpsT gene encoding 30S ribosomal protein S20 has product MANIKSAKKRILVNNAKADRNKAIKSGVKTAMKKVTVAIEANDKEAASAALLAATSAIDKASTKGVYHKNTASRKVSRLAAAVNKMA; this is encoded by the coding sequence TTGGCTAACATCAAATCTGCAAAAAAAAGAATTTTAGTGAACAACGCAAAAGCTGATAGAAACAAAGCGATTAAGTCCGGCGTTAAAACAGCTATGAAGAAAGTAACTGTTGCAATTGAAGCAAACGACAAAGAAGCTGCTTCTGCTGCATTATTAGCTGCTACTTCTGCAATTGACAAAGCTTCTACGAAGGGCGTATATCACAAGAATACCGCTTCTAGAAAAGTTTCCCGTCTGGCTGCTGCTGTTAATAAGATGGCTTAA
- a CDS encoding TPM domain-containing protein yields MKQYIHYFKWIFIITAILGLVYGGIALTRGMHSYGERSNTESLTTERVFDYGDVLLDEEEDNLRKLIAKREKQTGCDIILVTLNESLKEYATQKEGNVPYSEFVRIYAEQFYDDNKFGYNKPIGDGVLLLDNWYREDDGRIYTWLCTTGRVKEEHGNELVDRVLDGVYNYVEYNPYRAYEAYINEFYQEMTGRGDLAGAIPFWVPLLIAGVSALIFIALHWSSKKGSRTTVPTTYVNDGRPKMRRKEDILVNKVVTKRHIPRNDSGGSRGSGGGGGRSYGGGGSHGGGGRSR; encoded by the coding sequence ATGAAGCAATATATTCACTACTTTAAATGGATATTTATCATAACTGCAATTCTTGGACTTGTGTACGGAGGGATAGCACTTACCCGTGGAATGCATAGTTATGGAGAACGTTCTAATACGGAAAGTCTTACGACAGAGAGAGTATTTGATTATGGCGATGTTTTGCTGGATGAGGAAGAAGACAATCTGCGCAAGCTCATTGCGAAAAGAGAAAAGCAAACAGGTTGTGATATTATACTTGTTACTCTGAACGAATCGTTGAAGGAATACGCAACACAAAAGGAAGGGAACGTTCCTTATTCGGAATTTGTGCGGATTTATGCGGAACAGTTTTATGATGATAATAAATTCGGATACAATAAACCTATCGGTGATGGTGTTCTTCTATTGGATAATTGGTATCGTGAGGATGATGGCAGAATCTATACCTGGCTTTGTACTACAGGCAGAGTGAAGGAAGAACATGGAAATGAACTTGTCGATCGTGTTCTCGATGGGGTATATAATTATGTGGAATATAACCCTTACAGGGCCTATGAAGCATACATAAATGAATTTTATCAGGAGATGACAGGACGAGGAGATTTGGCAGGGGCGATACCTTTTTGGGTTCCTCTTTTGATAGCAGGAGTTTCTGCCCTTATTTTCATAGCACTGCATTGGAGTTCGAAAAAAGGCAGCAGGACGACAGTGCCGACCACCTATGTAAATGACGGCAGGCCGAAGATGAGAAGAAAAGAAGATATTCTCGTGAATAAAGTCGTGACAAAAAGACATATTCCCAGAAATGACTCAGGAGGTTCGAGGGGCAGTGGAGGCGGAGGCGGTAGAAGCTATGGCGGTGGTGGAAGCCACGGCGGAGGCGGACGAAGCCGCTAG
- a CDS encoding GGDEF domain-containing protein has translation MIRKLTKVILQDVKSENETKKAAVILRMNAIIMCIYFLVLLCAFFITGGANLFVVCISLLCAYGVSFYTTYMNCTRKSIIFVHILTGGWIILFIRDFGWDCGVQHFIFVLLVLNFTTSYSKFSWKLLVGAALCVFRLALNVYTMTYDPVFIMSKNMQITFQVINTLFVFISITTIMAVFTENSQEMEKKLVIYNEKLHGLAALDPLTGLLNRRSIREYLEQKEKECRDGKLQSLSLALADIDFFKRVNDTYGHECGDVVLQHLADLFEKCIGMKGKSSRWGGEEFLFVFDNINGDDAMIILDELRRKIQMMEINYRGESIKVTMTFGLGEFDFKKGIDVTICDIDEKLYHGKHSGRNKIVY, from the coding sequence ATGATTCGTAAGTTAACGAAAGTGATATTGCAGGATGTAAAGAGTGAGAATGAGACAAAGAAGGCGGCTGTCATACTGAGGATGAATGCTATTATTATGTGCATTTACTTTTTGGTTCTTCTATGTGCATTTTTTATCACAGGGGGTGCGAACCTTTTTGTTGTATGTATATCCTTGTTATGTGCCTATGGGGTATCTTTTTATACGACCTACATGAACTGTACCAGAAAGTCAATTATCTTCGTACATATTCTGACAGGAGGATGGATTATCCTTTTTATCAGAGATTTTGGATGGGATTGCGGTGTACAGCATTTTATATTTGTTCTTCTGGTTTTGAATTTCACGACCAGTTATAGTAAATTTAGTTGGAAGTTACTCGTAGGAGCTGCATTATGCGTTTTCCGGCTTGCTTTAAATGTCTATACGATGACGTATGATCCTGTTTTCATTATGTCGAAGAACATGCAGATTACTTTTCAAGTTATAAACACACTCTTTGTATTCATCAGCATTACAACAATTATGGCAGTGTTTACAGAGAATTCGCAGGAAATGGAGAAGAAGCTCGTTATATATAATGAAAAACTTCATGGATTGGCAGCGCTGGATCCGTTGACCGGACTTTTGAACAGGCGCAGTATCAGGGAGTATTTGGAGCAAAAAGAAAAAGAGTGCAGGGATGGAAAGCTGCAGAGTCTCTCTCTGGCTCTTGCGGATATTGATTTCTTTAAGCGGGTAAATGATACATATGGCCACGAGTGCGGTGACGTTGTACTACAGCATCTGGCGGATCTATTTGAGAAGTGCATTGGGATGAAAGGGAAAAGCAGCCGCTGGGGCGGTGAGGAATTCCTCTTCGTTTTTGATAACATAAACGGTGATGATGCAATGATTATTCTGGATGAGCTTCGCAGAAAGATACAGATGATGGAGATCAACTATCGGGGCGAGTCCATAAAGGTAACGATGACCTTCGGTTTGGGTGAATTCGACTTTAAAAAAGGGATCGATGTTACCATTTGTGATATAGATGAGAAGCTATATCACGGTAAGCACTCAGGAAGAAACAAGATAGTATATTAA
- a CDS encoding DUF6179 domain-containing protein, which yields MDYKMEELLPVVKKLTDKYTSKASTSITYETAEQLMGAVLYCIKEREMAGDELGVDEVSVVKKDRVSAIEAYEAGYQAVLQKVKKTKELYDILIEDFDSYGNRALFDTVSQGMPEFFIHYDARFFPQDHILTLDYPLLDARKQKEKSGIDLIYKYLSCIATEQRFLKTFSKAYVLEVLREYHREYEELLINLPSIVLRSVIKRMLESHEEYRNQKVEIRWKNKKALEEEIRFLFHIFIQEEYGEREDDRLFLQEVKDYLSQDIPDFTAELAAALCPHSYM from the coding sequence ATGGACTATAAAATGGAAGAATTGCTGCCTGTTGTCAAGAAGTTAACGGACAAATACACGAGTAAAGCCAGTACCTCCATTACGTATGAAACTGCCGAACAGTTAATGGGGGCCGTTTTATATTGTATCAAAGAGCGTGAAATGGCGGGAGATGAACTAGGAGTGGATGAGGTATCTGTGGTTAAAAAAGATAGGGTAAGCGCGATAGAAGCATACGAAGCAGGATATCAGGCCGTTTTGCAGAAAGTGAAGAAGACAAAAGAACTGTACGATATCTTGATAGAGGATTTCGATTCTTATGGGAATCGAGCTCTTTTCGATACGGTAAGCCAAGGAATGCCGGAATTTTTTATTCATTATGACGCAAGATTTTTCCCGCAGGATCATATTTTAACTCTGGATTATCCCTTATTGGATGCGAGAAAACAAAAAGAGAAATCCGGGATTGATTTAATTTACAAATATCTTTCTTGTATCGCTACGGAGCAGCGTTTCCTGAAGACTTTTTCAAAAGCTTATGTTTTGGAAGTGCTGCGCGAATATCATAGAGAATACGAGGAATTATTGATTAATCTCCCATCCATCGTTCTAAGGAGTGTGATTAAGCGTATGCTAGAGTCCCATGAGGAATACAGGAATCAAAAAGTAGAAATAAGATGGAAGAATAAAAAAGCGTTGGAAGAAGAGATAAGATTTCTTTTTCATATATTTATTCAGGAGGAATATGGGGAAAGAGAAGATGATCGGTTATTTTTGCAAGAGGTGAAGGACTACCTATCTCAAGATATCCCTGATTTCACAGCAGAACTTGCAGCAGCTTTGTGCCCTCACAGCTACATGTGA
- a CDS encoding DUF6323 family protein, with protein sequence MKDNIYELLVMAGNKQQLETVLSCNARTEKYGLSLTKEEAQMLVQSRQESLKTQRRVEFGEGIITELIDAFCDSVYIDQNNYVQTLTQLQDIFYLYKNEAQDNLTDDELIMVMKELYEGICFGSVEYLEETCLERFARAVRAGYRGYEKSGGKGEASKFSEEKRWDRDLYLEVLYDELC encoded by the coding sequence ATGAAAGATAATATATATGAATTGCTGGTAATGGCTGGAAATAAGCAGCAATTGGAAACAGTACTTTCATGCAATGCAAGGACGGAAAAATATGGACTTTCGTTAACAAAGGAGGAGGCACAGATGCTGGTACAGTCGAGGCAGGAAAGCTTAAAGACTCAGCGCCGGGTAGAATTTGGGGAAGGAATAATAACTGAATTAATCGATGCTTTCTGTGATTCTGTGTATATCGATCAGAATAACTATGTGCAAACATTGACACAGTTGCAGGATATTTTTTACTTATATAAAAATGAAGCACAGGATAACCTAACGGATGATGAACTGATTATGGTAATGAAGGAGTTATATGAAGGGATTTGCTTCGGCTCTGTAGAGTATCTTGAGGAGACTTGTCTGGAACGATTCGCCAGAGCAGTTCGTGCGGGTTACCGTGGATACGAGAAAAGTGGAGGGAAAGGGGAAGCGAGTAAGTTCTCGGAAGAAAAAAGATGGGACAGGGATTTGTATCTCGAAGTCTTATATGATGAATTGTGCTGA
- a CDS encoding cupin domain-containing protein, with product MMIREWGKESLMFYYHATGTADYGPYPFVANIGEDARKNENFRRTLWTGRYLQTTLMSIPVRGEIGLERHPDTDQMIRIEEGRGLVRIGNTKDELDFQQHLCKGDTVFVPAGVWHNIINMGMVPLQVSSTYAPPAHLRGTVHRTKEDDTEEY from the coding sequence ATGATGATAAGAGAATGGGGAAAGGAGTCTCTAATGTTTTATTATCATGCGACAGGTACTGCTGATTATGGACCATATCCCTTTGTGGCTAATATCGGAGAAGATGCCAGGAAAAACGAGAACTTCCGAAGGACATTGTGGACAGGGCGATACTTACAGACGACGTTGATGTCTATTCCGGTTCGCGGAGAGATTGGCTTAGAAAGGCATCCGGATACGGATCAAATGATACGTATCGAGGAAGGTCGGGGATTGGTTCGTATAGGGAATACGAAGGATGAGTTGGATTTCCAGCAGCATCTATGTAAAGGAGATACCGTCTTTGTGCCGGCCGGAGTTTGGCATAATATAATTAATATGGGTATGGTACCTCTTCAGGTTTCGTCTACTTATGCACCCCCTGCTCATCTGCGGGGAACGGTACATCGGACGAAAGAGGATGATACGGAAGAATATTGA
- a CDS encoding glutathione peroxidase — translation MAEKKVYDFMVEDIKGDEVSLSEYEGKILLIVNTATQCGFTPQYDILQDLYEKYQGEGLEILDFPCNQFGNQAPGSNEEIAAFCDAHYGITFPRFTKINVNGEHAIPLYRYLVEEKGFEGFSPESNMTPILEDVLEKSNPNYKNEPDIKWNFTKFLINREGHVVERFEPTEDMGYVEDRIAQLL, via the coding sequence ATGGCAGAAAAAAAGGTTTATGATTTTATGGTAGAGGATATAAAGGGAGATGAAGTTTCCCTGAGCGAATATGAAGGGAAGATCCTTCTGATTGTGAATACTGCAACACAGTGTGGATTTACTCCTCAATATGATATTTTACAGGACTTATACGAGAAGTATCAGGGAGAGGGACTTGAAATTTTGGATTTCCCATGTAATCAGTTCGGTAATCAGGCACCCGGAAGCAATGAAGAGATTGCTGCCTTCTGTGACGCTCATTATGGAATTACCTTCCCTCGCTTTACAAAGATTAATGTGAACGGAGAGCATGCGATACCGCTTTATCGATATTTGGTGGAAGAGAAAGGCTTTGAAGGTTTTAGTCCGGAGAGCAATATGACTCCTATATTGGAAGATGTTTTGGAAAAAAGCAATCCTAATTACAAAAATGAACCGGATATTAAATGGAATTTCACAAAGTTTCTGATTAATAGAGAAGGGCATGTAGTAGAACGCTTTGAACCAACAGAAGATATGGGATATGTAGAAGATAGAATAGCGCAACTGCTGTAA
- a CDS encoding GNAT family N-acetyltransferase produces MTKPDKIKYVQTCISTSWSCPEDVFSQRKNIIIETDKTFFEIVTFGSNAVIRADKEIFNWCVESFSDIPAIDIMDGENLPELYLDNRFDSALNYEYKGEVLAIVARKDKDIAAVVAVDDYHHGLWQIGIDTVVDYRGQGLAAYLVKEIAMESKKRNQVPFYTTWSPNIASTRTAISAGFSPIWMEYFAENI; encoded by the coding sequence ATGACAAAACCAGACAAAATTAAGTATGTACAAACTTGTATCTCCACTTCATGGTCTTGCCCTGAAGATGTCTTTTCACAAAGAAAAAATATAATAATAGAAACCGATAAGACCTTCTTTGAAATAGTAACGTTTGGTTCTAACGCTGTGATAAGAGCAGATAAAGAGATTTTCAATTGGTGTGTTGAGAGTTTTTCGGATATACCTGCAATTGATATTATGGATGGAGAGAATTTGCCAGAACTGTATTTGGATAATCGCTTCGATAGTGCATTAAATTATGAATATAAAGGGGAGGTGCTTGCAATAGTTGCGCGAAAAGACAAGGATATTGCAGCAGTTGTAGCTGTTGATGATTATCATCATGGCCTATGGCAAATAGGTATTGATACTGTTGTCGATTATAGAGGTCAGGGTCTTGCGGCATATCTTGTGAAAGAAATAGCAATGGAGAGCAAAAAGAGAAATCAGGTCCCCTTTTATACAACATGGAGTCCTAATATAGCTTCAACCCGAACTGCAATCTCGGCAGGTTTTTCACCAATATGGATGGAATACTTTGCAGAGAATATTTAA
- a CDS encoding DUF5655 domain-containing protein, with product MREEVQSYLGKYNEEIQDLFIAIRELIIKSTLCEIEEKMWAKLPSFYVKDKFIRVIPFKDHVNIQTPVIIKYKSQLEQYRITPQGMLQIYLNQEIPYDILQLIFMESLIQAN from the coding sequence ATGAGGGAAGAAGTCCAGTCTTACCTGGGGAAATATAACGAAGAAATACAAGATCTTTTTATTGCGATACGAGAACTTATTATTAAAAGTACACTTTGTGAAATAGAAGAAAAAATGTGGGCTAAATTACCAAGCTTTTATGTGAAAGATAAATTTATAAGAGTAATTCCTTTTAAAGACCATGTTAATATTCAAACACCTGTGATCATTAAGTATAAGTCACAATTAGAGCAATATAGGATAACGCCGCAAGGAATGCTGCAGATTTATTTAAATCAGGAGATACCTTATGATATTTTGCAACTTATTTTTATGGAATCTCTTATACAGGCAAATTGA
- a CDS encoding nuclear transport factor 2 family protein, translating to MEKLIKQYWNCIVRQDKEELRKYFHEDACIRWHNTNEQFNVEEFIRANCEYPGSWDGAVERIEQIGNTVISVVRVWTKEMSFHVTSFISIEERKIKTLDEYWGDDGEPPRWRKDKHIGGPIH from the coding sequence GTGGAGAAGTTGATAAAACAATACTGGAACTGTATTGTGAGGCAGGATAAAGAAGAACTGAGAAAGTATTTTCATGAGGATGCTTGTATTCGGTGGCATAATACAAACGAGCAATTTAATGTTGAGGAATTTATAAGAGCGAACTGTGAATACCCGGGGAGTTGGGATGGCGCTGTTGAGCGCATAGAACAAATTGGCAATACAGTTATTTCTGTTGTCCGTGTTTGGACAAAGGAGATGTCCTTTCATGTAACTTCATTTATCAGTATAGAGGAAAGAAAAATAAAAACTCTGGATGAATACTGGGGTGATGATGGGGAACCTCCCCGGTGGAGGAAGGATAAGCATATTGGAGGGCCGATACATTAG
- a CDS encoding methyl-accepting chemotaxis protein: protein MEETNKKGAWLRLLVMIMIPEVIFALVMVFFLFKVEAQGMSAGTAALVLVLLLLGIGAGIFAVIEVILKNLGKMARNFDQIADGTILLDGNKLTKRNDELGQMMRSVNEMMQSFAKVVVGIRNAVDSLDSLSGDFKESFGNMTTALEQVSREVESIADNTVSQANQTKSIEEEIIDISHAIEVIASNIEALTGSADKMKDYNRSSEEIMQELVTISEENSVSIENVRNQTNLTNQSAQEIRQATDIIAGIASQTNLLALNASIEAARAGEQGKGFAVVAEEIRTLADQSRESSEHISKIVNLLISNSDESVEVTQKVSDAFVLQNEKIRRTKEIFAHLNHEIMSVGASIDEISTEVNALDQHKDLMKEGIVELSDAAISNTTSARETTDAMLEFEGLVSDCKQATEQITSVTKDLIENVEKIGMTAERRRAMLDKYKR from the coding sequence ATGGAGGAAACGAATAAGAAGGGGGCATGGCTTCGCCTCTTAGTGATGATTATGATACCGGAGGTTATATTTGCCCTGGTAATGGTATTTTTTCTATTTAAGGTGGAAGCACAGGGGATGTCGGCCGGAACGGCGGCATTGGTTCTCGTTTTACTTTTGCTGGGCATCGGTGCGGGAATCTTTGCAGTGATTGAGGTTATCTTGAAGAACCTGGGAAAAATGGCGAGAAATTTCGATCAGATTGCTGATGGAACGATATTGCTCGACGGTAATAAGCTGACGAAACGCAATGATGAGTTAGGACAGATGATGCGCAGTGTAAATGAGATGATGCAGTCATTTGCTAAAGTAGTGGTAGGAATCCGTAATGCGGTAGATTCTCTGGACTCTCTTTCCGGTGATTTCAAAGAGTCCTTTGGCAATATGACAACAGCTTTGGAGCAGGTGAGCCGTGAAGTGGAAAGTATTGCGGATAATACAGTGTCACAGGCTAATCAGACGAAGAGTATTGAAGAAGAGATTATCGATATCAGCCATGCCATAGAAGTAATTGCATCCAACATCGAAGCGCTGACAGGAAGTGCGGATAAGATGAAGGATTATAATCGTTCCTCCGAAGAGATTATGCAGGAGCTAGTAACAATCAGTGAAGAGAATAGCGTTTCAATTGAAAATGTTAGAAATCAGACGAATCTTACCAATCAATCGGCACAGGAAATTCGTCAGGCAACGGATATTATCGCGGGAATTGCCAGTCAGACTAACTTGCTTGCGCTGAATGCTTCTATTGAGGCAGCCAGAGCAGGAGAGCAGGGGAAAGGCTTCGCAGTGGTTGCCGAAGAAATCAGGACTTTAGCAGATCAATCGAGAGAATCCTCGGAACATATCAGTAAGATTGTTAATTTGTTAATATCGAATTCCGATGAAAGTGTGGAAGTGACGCAGAAGGTATCCGATGCTTTTGTACTGCAGAATGAGAAGATCCGCAGAACAAAGGAGATATTTGCGCATCTGAATCATGAAATTATGAGTGTAGGAGCTTCTATTGATGAGATAAGTACGGAGGTAAATGCTTTAGATCAGCATAAGGATTTGATGAAAGAGGGAATTGTAGAATTATCCGATGCTGCTATATCTAATACGACAAGTGCCAGAGAGACTACCGATGCTATGCTGGAATTCGAAGGACTTGTATCTGACTGCAAACAAGCCACCGAACAGATTACTTCTGTTACGAAGGATTTAATCGAAAATGTAGAAAAGATAGGTATGACGGCAGAACGCAGAAGAGCGATGCTGGATAAGTATAAGAGATAA
- a CDS encoding hemerythrin domain-containing protein: MNLKSYLEQHENIAEEIQFLQSKASSDISEEEAGEIAKHINTLAGKLNIHLTMEDKYLYPSLLAKGNTGFAIESYIDEMGGLAKEFTEFKEKYNTKPKLLEAKASFARDANTILNKITARVKKEEDTIYKLID, encoded by the coding sequence ATGAATCTTAAGAGTTATTTAGAACAACATGAAAACATTGCGGAAGAAATACAATTTCTTCAATCGAAGGCATCTTCTGATATTTCGGAGGAAGAAGCGGGTGAAATTGCGAAGCATATTAATACGCTTGCAGGAAAGTTGAATATCCACTTGACGATGGAGGATAAATATCTCTATCCAAGTTTGTTGGCAAAAGGAAATACCGGGTTTGCCATAGAGTCTTATATCGATGAAATGGGCGGACTTGCGAAGGAATTTACAGAGTTTAAAGAAAAGTATAATACAAAGCCCAAGCTATTAGAAGCAAAAGCTTCCTTCGCTAGGGATGCTAACACGATTCTGAATAAGATAACGGCGAGAGTTAAGAAGGAAGAGGATACGATATACAAGTTGATAGATTAG